The DNA window AGGCAAGATGGActgaatggaaaagagaatcagTTTGTCTTTTTGTGATACTAAAGCCAGGTGAGAGTGGGTGGAAGGCAGAATTTCCAAACTCAAAGCTTACACCCGGTGACTGTTCTCACTCATACAGGGATAGGtggcttttctctcttttggCTCAGCTTCAAGCAGCCTCTCCCagatcaggctctggcagaactcCAAGGTGCTGGGTTGCCAGCTGCGACCCAGCAGGAAGTAaggacctgtttttttttttttttttttttttttttttaatcatttcctGACAAAAAGGACCAGAGGGAATTTTTTCTGACTTGGACATGATTACTCATTTGCCCTCTGGCAAGCTTACCAAGGCCTCTACAAGGGTTAGGCTCAGGCACAAAGGACTGGCAAATGCTCCCTGGGTCTGTCAGCTTACTCCCAGAGCTGTGCCACTGATCATTTGTCTTGAATCCAgactggaaagagagagacagcaggGACTGGAGTCTTGCTTCTCAAAGGATAGTTGGGACTCTGTCATCAAAAGTCAGCAAGAAAATGCTTAGGGTCAGGCATAAAAGACAAGCAAGCATATTAGAGATGCACTCGTGGGTGCTTTGGATTGAATGAATTAAGAGATCTAGGGATGTTTTCgtcattcattttaattatatgcagATGAGTGCTTGCCCAAATGCATATACGGGTACCACATGCCCGTCTGGTACCCACAAAGGCCAGTTCTGGGGAACTGGATAATAATCCTCTGAATAAGCAGCAagggctcctaactgctgagtcatctcttctatCCCCGAGGGATTTCATGCATCCTAATGATGTCACTATTGTTCCCTCAGCCAGATCCATTCCTAATTCAGGAAGCACTAACTGCAAGAGGGGCTGGCAGTGGAGACATCTTGATGCCTGGTGGCAAGTAGGAAAGCAGCATCGACCACTAGACCATCCCTGCAGCTTCATCTCTACGCTCAGGATGAGCACGGCTCTGGACTTAAAAGATCTCTCATGTGGTCCTCCTCAAAACAGAGAGACATAATAAGTACAGCAAAACATAAAAGGATGATAAATCAATGCCTAGTGGTGACCCCATTCCCTTCAAGTTGGTAGTATGACTTTAAAGTCTGGGCATAGAATTTGTCATTTGAGTCATACCAAATGGAACTGGCTGGAGGTGGTACTTAACCCTTCCAGAAAGAATTGAATTATTTTAGTATAATGTCATTTCTCTTTAAAGCTTCAAAAACAGCAAGTCAAAGGTTGTTAGGGACCGGCTATGAAGATGGGCATtgtgttagaagaaaaaaaaaaaaatgctagtattccattttgtaagcAACTGTTGATTTACTCTGTAGTTACTGGTATATATTTAGCAATTACTTTTTGAAACATTGTATGCTTCAGAGACTACTGTAGGAACCTAGGACTTTATTCTGTCCTCTCTATTTCCTTATGTCAACATATCAGATTGTACCTGGAAATCCCTACAGCAGACAGCTTCTGTTTTCTATTATCTTAAAGAGACTAACGGGCTGCCCAGCATCCTGATAATACTGAAGGCAAATATTTCAGTTAAAAACCTTGTAATGTGGTCACATTAAATCCACTGAAGTCTGTGAGCCTTATCTAGGCAGTTAAAACCCGTGGATGAAATGCCCATGAATCAAATGCCTCTTAGAAATGCCAATTTCCACCGACTTCAGTTCTGAAGAGGATATATATTAATTTGGGAGTGGGGAGGACAAAGCATACATATGTGTTAAATTAAATACACCATGTTCATTCTACAAATGCAAAGTCTTACTGGGAGTACAACACCCAGATGTTACACCACCGCACCGATTTTAAACGTTAGGAAAGCCGAAGTTGAGCTATGAgatacaaacattaaaaaaaaaaaaattctcccaaaccTATGAATCACTTATCTCAGGAAACATctaattctttataatttttcctAATAATTGAGATGAGTATGTTCATTCATATTTTGTAGTTTTAGTTAATAAGCCAATTGAATTAGGTAAGAGACTcatctaaattctttttttcccctgaaacagAGTTTCATTAAACAGCCCCCAtcgcctggagctcacagagatctgggcACCTCTGTCTGCCGAGGACTGGGGTTAAATGTGTTTGCCATCAACCCCTGCTCCAAATGATCTCCtaagatggaaaaagaaactaatagaaaattgttttgtttttcaagaattatttgagtgtgtgtgtgtgtggtttttactCTTAGGTGAGTCTTGTTTTAGTAATATGGAGGCAAAACcaaattttgtcttttataaCTTTAGCATTTAATATACACTGAGCTTTTCGAAACATTAGCGGTTATTCATCTGAATATTTTGAGATAGTTACTAGCACTTGGGTGCATTTCGGAGATAAGAAGTTAGCACATCGGTCGCAGGTGGGAGTTTGTGTCCCAGTACCTGGTGGCACAACATTTCCTATCTGGCAGCTTTGTATTTCCACCTGCCTTTCACTCACTTCTCTATAAAACAACCACAGAGGTCTCAGGCTCTCAGAGAGCTGCACTCAGACCCATGACTATCTACAACTTGTGTTCTATGTGACCAAGAACCAAAACCCAGGGTGAGAAAAATGAGCTAGTGAAAGACAAAGGTTAGAGCTGAGCGTTTCAATAGCTTGTCACAATCAGTGAACGTTCACTATGATCCTCTAGTGGAGAGATCAAATCACCGGGACACGAAAGGATGTAtacggtggggggggggtagagagagagagagagagagagagagagagagagagagagagagagagagagagagagagagagattgtaatCTGGCATTTAGATATTCCACAGGTACAGGTAGGTACATTTGTTAAGCAGACATGTGAAGGGCGCTACCTCCTCTAGGTGTCAGCACTGACTGGTGAGCAGACTGTCCCCAGGAGAGCCCTTGCCTCCTGCAGCTGGAGACCACCGAGAGACCACCAAGTCTCTGTTTCCTGAATTCATGAAAATCTCTTACACCCGATGTGGTGCTCACCAGCACACTGGAAGAGCCTCGGAAGTTCCAAAATTTCACAGAGGAAGTTATATGAGATTACAACACTTTGTCCTAGGTTAAACATGAATTAAACTTTTGACACATCTTTTCCCCCAAGCCGGGTAGAAGGATATGACACGAAATGTGATTTACTCGTGCTCAGTACACCACAGGAACAATGCACTCTTGTGTACAGCCTGAGATGACTAAATATCAACAGTGTACTTACgcagacataaataaatcttcatcTAGTATTATCTATGAGTATGTAACCAATAGAGAAGCACCCCCCCCACCCATCCCCCGCGCGCTCGCGCGCGAACACTCACACCTTAATTTCTCCAGTCCTAATGACTAAAGTTCCCCAAACTGCTAGGTCTCCACTGATGACATAGCTCAGTAACCACTGTCCTCTAGCAGGTGGTCTCTTCAGCGCAGACAtcacttccttccttttgagGATTTGGGGAAGGACATCCCAGGGTCCCGTAGTGGAAGGGCGGGGCAGTAGGATGAGACAGGCAGCTCACGCGCGCGTGTCCCCAACCCACTCAGCTCAGGGGCGGGGCTCTGTCCTTCCTGAtgtggggaccctgagctcagggAATTTCCCTGGTCCCCGGACTTTTCCAGACATCATGCATAAAAGGAGCTCTCGGCACCTCAGAGCCCCAGACTGCGCCTCAGTGCCTCCAGCAAGCTCCCTCCCGCGCTCCAGACTCCAGCCACACTCCAGCCTAGCGCCATGGCCCCTCCCACCTGCCGGCTCCTCAGTGCTGCGCTGGTCCTGCTGCTGTTCCTGGCCACCAACCACCAGGCTACAGGTGGGATAGGAGGCTGATGTTTCTGGGGAAGCCTCAGGTGGGCGCAGCCATCCCCAGCCCTCTAACCCAGTGTCTTCTCCTACAGGGGCTGTTGTGGCCAGTGAGCTGCGCTGTCACTGCCTGAAGACCCTGCCAAGGGTTGACTTCAAGAACATCCAGAGCTTGACTGTGACGCCCCCAGGACCCCACTGCGCCCAGACAGAAGTCATGTGAGTGTCTCCCTGGATAGCCTCTGCCATGGCCAGTGTTGCCCAGACCCTCCTGCCGCCCCATGCTCACCCCAAAGAAACCTCGTGCCTTATAATGATCCCCACTTCTCTCTGCAGAGCCACTCTCAAGGGCGGTCAAGAAGTTTGCCTCAACCCTGAAGCCCCCCTGGTTCAGAAAATCGTTCAAAAGATACTGAAAAAGTGAGTCGTGATTTGTGCTTACACCTGACTGGCATCCAATTTCTGAAAATTATAGCAGGGAAAATCAAGGTTAACTTCAGTTCAGGAACCTggattattattttcattgttaactTTGTCTTGTGAGCATAAGTTTGAGTGGATAGAAGAAGGATCCGACCAGCTCCTTTCATCCACACACAAAAGTCCTTTCTTAATGGATGGTCCCTGTGTGTCCCTAAGAATTAACTAGATAGAACCGGCTAGCGCTATTGTAAAGCCTGCTTTCTATTAAGATTCAATACTTCACCCCTaccctttccatgtctgtgagCTGTAAAGTCTAACTCCTGGTTTTGGTCAAGGTCAGCCGCTAAGGCTTCCCAATGAAGAGCTGGGGTTTGCCGTGAGACGCTTGAAATTCAGGTGTAGGCTCTCGCTCTTATCACGACTGAGTTAAGTGAAAAAGCAATAGGCACTGTTCTTGTTTACAACCTACTCGAAGTCATGCcttgacatttttattcttaacATCATTTGGAAAGGTTGAAGCTGGTACAATTGTAACGCCAGCACTACTATTCTAGTTTCAAAGGGCCCAGAGTGTTTATTGCTGGAAAGCCCAGCAATAGGTAATAGGTCCCTGGTGGGGGCTAGAGATGATTGCGTTTGGAGAATAAATCAAGGTCCAAGATGAAGTTAAAAGAAGAGGGCTCTGCAATCCACCTTTAAGATACCCACTAACAGCAACCGTTTTCTCATCACAGAGGCAAGGCTAACTGACCAGGAAAGAAGGAGCCTGGGCTGCTGTCCCTCAAGGGGAAgaaccaaagagaaaagaaaccaacagCACCCGGGAAGCCCAGATCGTGCCTGATGTGCCTTGCTGTCTGAGAGTTcacctatttatttatctatgtatttatttatttatttccattgcCCAGATGTTGTTATGTTTATTATGATATCTAAAGATATGCATTCGCTAATTCACTGTGATATCTTAAAAGGTCATTTTGATatgttaaagtttattttaatagtttaatGTGTTCAATTAAAGTTATTTAACGTATATAGTTGGGAGGTGAtgcatttttaaatctatttattcattAGTTTCTGGGGAGAGGGTGAGTTGGGCACGAGCTACATCACACCCACACTGTGATAGAGACTGGGgataaggggtgggggtggggacaaatgCACCGAGAAGAGTAGAACGGCATTatttaagtttcagtgtttctgaacTGTATGTACAACATTTCTGATGCTGAATTTTCAATGTAATGTTGTGAGTATCCCTTGGACATTTTATGTCTTCCTTGTAAGGCACAGTGCCTTGCTTAGCAATTGTTTTGTCATGCTTTCTTGTGTCTTGAAGTggacacatttatttattcatgttcttttacaaataacaaaaaataaaaacttctgtTAAAAAATATCTCGTGCTTAagcttattttatatttctcaataTTTTGTTCTTCCATCGTACCAAAGGTGTCAGGAATGTTTAAGAAACCATCTTTCCTGCAGGGACAGCTACTAGCTGGAGCCTCCCTTGTTTCTGTCAGGAAGGCACACCCGATGCCTTTCAAAGTCCCTGCAGGATTTGTCAGTGAAAGAATCCCTctataacatattttttttcctagaaacaaCTCGAGGTTCAGCACTAGTCtgaggaacttttaaaaagtgttttttaaagCTCTCATTTAAATTACTTTACTAAActtttattcgtgtgtgtgtgtgtgtgtgtgtgtgtgtgtgtgtgtgtttataaacagGTCTTGCTTTCCTTCCTACTGAGGTTGATTCGGAACTGTAGTAGTGTGGCAGGTCCTTCCTCAAAAGTCGATCTGTGCAATGAAGATAAAGCTTAGGAAACATGAGATGAGCACTTTGTCAGTGTAAGAGACCACCATGGGGGCTTTCTCCTAGCCTCCAGGGAGAGTTGGCTTAATTTCCAGAATTGCAGCACTTTTCTAATGTTGCCAAGTCTGAATGCTCTCTAAGCATGTCAGTGTTAATGTAAGCTTCCCAGACAGGCAGGACACACGGAACCTCCAGAACAGAGGTAAAGACTGACATGAGGCAGGGAGAGCTGAGCTGTGGAAATACCTTCCAGacctgagagggagagacagacagacagacagagagagagagagagagagagagagagagagagagagagagagagagagagagagagagaggtgattcTGCCATGGAGGTCAGGGGTTGTCTGGTGCCCTGGCACTCGTTAGAAGCACTATTTCTTATGTCCTTTCAGACACCTATACTGTTCTTTTACCACCCTCCTCATTCTTCTGCATTTATCTCCCTGGAGTTCCCTAATTAGAAAATCCACTTTTCCCCCTTGTCAGATCACTTGTACCAGACTAAATTTATCTATTTAGATAAAACTGAatgggattttttctttttaaggtaaaGGAGATACTCTGAGCTTCAAGACTACCAAGTGACATCATCTTCACAATTCTATTAAATTTTCCACTTAGAGAGTTTGGTTTCTTGATACATAGAAAAACTGAGGCATTTAACAAGATAGCAGAATTGGAACTCATAATTCATTTTTAGTAATTGCACTTTGGATACGTGGAAATAGCACATAGCTGTAACCAAATACAAATTATTGCTATATTCTGAATTCCGTTGCCCCGACAGCCTACACATAGGGTGGATTTTATTAGTTATTGATAGGGTTATAGGAAAGAACATAGAAAGAAAGACTATTGCAACATGCTAAGACTTGGGgttattctcaaagaaaaaaaaaactttctctagaaatagagagatggttcagtcaacAAAGTTTGTACCacacaagcctgagaacctgagtctCTGGATTCCCTGCACCCACTTAAAAACTGGGCATTCGTTAATTtctgccctacacacacacacacacacacacacacacacacacacacacacacacacactcacacacacttctcaTTACATCACTCTTTAAATTAACTGCAAATATCAATTTCCTATAAAATTTCATAGTTCCCCCTCCAGAGAAGTTCATGACTTATTAAGAGTTTTATTGCATCCCatacttcctttccctctctaataaaacaaactggaaaaaagaaTCTACTTCCTTATTGACTAATGTCCGacaaatttttcctttcttttttaacaacGAGGGGCAAGACAATCCATTGCTCTTGAGAGTGAGGTGCCTGGGTTCATCAGGGCTGCCTGTGGAGAGTCAGCGAGCATTCTCCGTTGTCTGCACAGTTTATCCTTTTATTATGTCCACCGGGACACTAGCAGAAGACAACGTCTAGCTGGGGAGAGCTCGTGTTTCCTCTCTTCTGAGACATAGCCTTTTTAGAGACCTTGGCTGGTTCCAACTCTTGATTCCCCCATCTCAGCCTCCaaaaggctgggattacaggcctcaGCTACTGTACCTGGAGCTGGTTTTTGGCTTTGAGTGAAAGAGAAACTGGGAGCACCAAAATTAAAGCAGGGCATACAGGCAGGTCGCCAAGCACCAAAATCCACGTAGAGGTGAAAATTCCAACTACCTAGTAGTTCTGCCTACAagacctgtttttgtttttgttttcttactagaGTGGTGGTGATAATATTCCTACAGCTCAACCCAGACTGTTTGGTAAATGATTTGAATTATTATATTCAACTGAGATATCATATCCAACCATATTAATAAAGTTTCACTGGATTTGAGTGGCTTTGCTTTTGCCGTGTTTAAGACAAGGACTCTCTACTTaggcctgcctggcctggaacttgctatgtagactatgctggcttcaaactctcaaGAGAgccattctgcctctgcctgaagCAGTTGTTTTATCCTTACATAGTTTGTTATCTCGGTGACATTAAGGACCCTAGATGTGACCAACAGCATTCCATAGTTACTCTTTGCTAAAttcatattaattataattattatattagcAAACAATTAGACTTTGGTGAGTTCTCCATGATCATTTCTCTGAATGTTGAGTTTTTAGTTTAATACTGGGGGCCTGTTACattgattttaaatattcactAGTGTTAGGCAATGTGACTACTGTCATTAGCTTCATTCAGTTTTGTCATATTTGTCTCGCACAGCTGAAACGTGTGTGAATGAGTGCAGTGTCAGCATGCTGAAgcctatgactttttttttcctgccgcTGATTGAAAATGTCCAGTTGACGCTTGGAAGCTTTTACTGAGGCTGAAAAGAAGTTCAATAATTGGGATGCACCAGGCTAAACCAAAGACTTCTGACGGTGTTTCCTGAATGGGAATGCTTACACAGTACCTAGACAGGAACACGGGAGACTaaaggagagtgaggagagggtcTGGTGGGGATCATTAGTAAGGTGTGATGTAGCACAGGGTTAATCCGAAGGTGAATGAACATCCATGAGGCCTTAGTTAGCTCcttattgatgtgataaaacacccgACAAACACAACTTGGGGTTTATTCTGCCTTGCAGTGGGGCTGTCACGTGACTGGGGCTTTCACAGCACAGGAGCATGCTTATCCCGCAGCCAGGCATCAGAAAGTCACGTGCCTTCTCCCTTTCCTAACCCCTTTATAACCAGTTGCTCCCACAGAACGTTGCTGCCCATGCTGAGGGTGGGTTTCTCTGGTCTCTCAAGCCTTTTGGTAAAACAGTGTCATAAACGAAGCAGGACTCACGTTTCCATGGTGCATCAAGTTGATGATGAAGATCAACAATTACATATAATAAGCACacgcgccgggcgtggtggcacacgcctttaatcccagcactcgggaggcagaggcaggcggatttctgagtttgaggccagccaggtctacagagtgagttctaggacagccagggctacacagagaaaccctgtctcaaacaaacaaacaaacaaaaaagcacacGCACACAGAAACTCATATGGTTACTTGGATAATTTTATAGACATTTGTAACTCTTTCATGCATGCGAATAGAGAACATTTAAAAGACACAGCATGTTTTTCtatgtttgattttgttattttatttatttatgtttccatactcatttatttctgtgtgtgggcatgtaaGAGCCACGGAGTGCATGTGGAGCTCAGATGATGTcattcaggagtcagttttctcctactGTGTAGATTTCTAAATCAAATCATCAGACTGGCTGGAAGCCCCTTGGCCCGCTGAACAATCTCGTGGTCACATTGACAAATTTTGTAATTCTATAATAATACAGAtgcaaaaaaatgtaaattacagGTCATAGGAAAAAtctgcttttatatttataatactaagatttctataaaacatttatgcatacacatgcaataTATATACATCAGTTCTAGGAACAATAGCAAAACTAACAGCCATGCACATTCCCACTACCAAGTCAGAGAGATTCACCAGGATTCCTATTCCATTGTGCACCCTCCCAAGGCTCAGCCCCTCTTTCTCCCTGACTGTGGAACTTCCTCCTTGAATTCAGTCATCTTACACGTGCAACTAAGGTTAACATATCACTGGACTTTCAAACAATTCTCCAGTTTTATCTTTGAACTTCAGATGAATGAGATGATACTTTATAGATGAGAGTTTACAATAACATTTGGCCACATGAGTGTGCACTTCGCACAAAGGTGACCCATTTTGCAGAATTTCATATCAGCATTTGTTTGATTCACTGAGGACTAGAAATTTTAGTTGCTTATAGTTTTGCTATTATGAATGCGAATTCAATTTTTTGTACTAGTTTCCAGTTATATTTATCATAGAGACCAAGAATATACAATAGAAATGGAATTACTAGCTATGAGGTACTAATTATCAATTTATCTTCAAGTAATGAAGGATGGGCAAGTAATACTAAAAGCTATTTTCAAAGTGATTGTGGTGGTTGGGCCAAAAGCGACTCATGAGCATTCCTCGTCTGCCACCTGCTGGTCACTGTCAGACTCAAAGCTGTCAGACTGTATAATAGTAGTCACTATATTCTTTTTGGGGGGGcggttattttattagatattttctttatttacatttcaaatgctatcccgaaagttccctataccctccccctgcccctgctcccctacccacccactcccacttcttggccctggcgttcc is part of the Mus pahari chromosome 13, PAHARI_EIJ_v1.1, whole genome shotgun sequence genome and encodes:
- the LOC110330950 gene encoding C-X-C motif chemokine 2 codes for the protein MAPPTCRLLSAALVLLLFLATNHQATGAVVASELRCHCLKTLPRVDFKNIQSLTVTPPGPHCAQTEVIATLKGGQEVCLNPEAPLVQKIVQKILKKGKAN